A segment of the Flavobacteriales bacterium genome:
CCATCGCCGAGGAACTTCTGCTTGTCGAGCCCGAAGTTGCTGCTGCGGTGCGTGACCAGCTGGCCAAGCTCCTGGAAGCTGCCTTCGTCGAGCAGCAGTCCGATGCGCTCGCGCGCGGTGAGCTTGCCCTTCTTGTGCTGCGCTTCGATGCGATCCTTGCCGCCGCCTTCCAGGGCCTTCGCGGTGAGCTGGTCGAGTCGGTCGAACTGTTCCTTCATGGCTGGCATCGCCCTGTTCCGGGGCGGGGCGAATGTACCTGCCGCCGGCAGGCAGGCCGGACCCAGGCTGCCTGACATGGATTGGTCCAGCACGGCGCACAGCCCCGGCCCTTGCTACTTTGCCCGCATGAAGCTGCGCTTCGCCGACCTGCCGGTACGCACCAAGTTCATGGTGACCTTGGGCCTGCCCGTGCTGGGCATGGTGCTTCTGATCGGCAAGCAGATCGATGGCAGCCTCAAACGGCTTGACGTGATGGAGTACATCGACCAGCAGACACGGCTGATCGGGCTCTACGCGAATGTGGTGCACGAGCTCCAACGTGAACGGGCCATGGCCGTAGGATACCTGGCCGGCCTCGAAGTGCTGCCTCAGAAGCTCGACCTGCAGCAGGCGCGCACCGATGGGGCATTGGTCACACTGGAATTGCCCGGCAACCCGATCAGTGCTGCGATCCTGAGCAAGCGGCCCTTCGAGGGGCTCAACATCCTGAGGCAGCGTGTGCGCGAGCGGCGCATCGACCCCGGCAGCGTGAGCCGGGCCTATCGCGCCATGGACCAAGCGCTGCTCGATGAACTCGGCCGGTCCGGCAAGCTTCAGCTCGATCCAGGTACCAAGGACCGGCTGTACACCCACCTGCGGCTGCTCAGCGCCAAGGAGGCCTTGTGCGTGCTGCGCGACAAGCTCACCATCGGCTACGCTGCACGCCCCATCGAGTCCACGGACGTGGCGGAGCTCGCCGAGCAGGTCAGCGCCTACGAGACCAATATGCTGCTCTTCGAGCGCGATGCGCCAGCCGAGGTGCTCAAGGCCTACCAGGAGGAGTTCCAGGGCGAAGACGTCAACTTCATGCGGTCGTTGATCGGCACCGTGAAGCAGCGGCGGTCGCCCGACCTGGAGATCGCGCCGCGCGAATGGTGGGAGCTCTCGATCGCCGCCGTGGAGAAGCTGCGCGTGGTGGAGGCGCGCTCGTTGGCGCTCATCACTTCCAGCTCGTCTGCCAACAGCCGCGATGCCGAACTGCGGCTATTCACGGTGCTGGCCGCGCTCATCGCGGTGGTATCGGCGGTGTTCATCATGGGCTTCGTGATCACCCGCGGCGTGAGCCGCACCGTGGCCGAGGTGGGGCGCGCCGCGCGATCCATGGCCGTGGGCGATGTGAACGTGAAGGTGCGCGCCACCGGCAACGATGAGATCGGCCAGATGGCCGTGGCCTTCAACGGCATGGTGGATAACCAGCGCTCGCTGGCACGCAGCGCGGAGGCCATCGGCCGCGGCGATTACGATGTTCCCGTGAACGTGCGCGGCACGCAGGACCAGCTGGGGCTTGCCTTGGCTCGCATGAAGGAGAACTTGAAAGCCGCCCGCCTGCGCGATGATGAGCAGGCCCGTGCCCTGAAGGCCGAGAAGGACAAGCTCGAAGAGGCCAACCAGCGGATCAGCGTGCTCATCAAGGAGATGCACCACCGCGTGAAGAACAACCTGCAGGTGATCGCGAGCCTTCTTCGCCTTCAAGCGGCATCCTTCACTGACGAGCGGCTCCAAGCCGCTTTCGACCAGAGCCAGAGCCGCGTGACCAGCATGGCGCTCATCCATGAGAAGCTCTATAAAGGCGATGAGCTGGCCACGGTGGAGGTGGCCCTTTACATCGAGGAGCTCTTCGATGAGCTCGTGCGCGTGAATGATGTGCAGGAGCGGATCACGCGGAGCACCGATATCGACCCAGGCCTCACCCTCGGCCTCAGCACCATGGTGCCACTGGGCCTGCTGCTCAACGAGCTCATCACCAATTCGCTGAAGCATGCCTTCAGGGGCCGTGCTGAAGGCCGCGTCACCCTGGCGCTGCATCGCGTAGAGGATGCGCCGCCTTACGGAACCGCTTTCGACCTGCTCTACGCGGACGACGGCACGGGAATCCCGTTGGAGAAGCTGCAGTCCAGTGGCGACACGCTTGGGGCCACGCTCATCGAGGGCCTCGTGGAGCAGCTCAACGGCCACTTGACCGTCGAGGGCGGCAGCACCGGGACTCGGTACATGATTCGTTTCAAGGGACGATGATCATCCGCTGGATGCATCGGAAAGACAATATCCGGAAGTGCATCCGGAGTGACGCTCCGGACGTGTTGCGAATCAGCTATGGGCGAACTCAGCCCCTGCCTAATTCAATCAATCCGCCTCCAGTTCCGCCTCCACCTCTTCGGTGAGGTCCATGTTGTGATAGACGGCGTTCACGTCGTCGTCCTCATTGAGCATGTCAACGAGCTTGAGCACGGCGCGCGCCGTGGGGGCATCGGCGGGCGTGGTCACCAGCGGAAAGCGCTTCAGCTCGGCGCTCTTCGCCTCCACGCCCAGCGCTTCGAGCTTCTGCTGCATGGCGCCGAAGGAGGCGAAGGGCGCGTAGATGACGAACCCGTCCTCATCGCGCACCACATCATCGGCGCCCCCATCGATCACCTCCATCTCGAACTCATCGGCATCGCGGCCATTGAGCGCGGCGGTTTCGATCACGAATTCGGCCTTGCGCTCGAAGATGTGCGCGAGCGAACCGCTGTTGCCCAGGTTGGCGCCGCACTTGCTGAAGTAGCTGCGCACATTGGCCACGGTCCGCGTGGTGTTGTTCGTGGCGGCCTCCACGAACACAGCCACGCCGCCCGAAGCGTATCCTTCATAGGTCACTTCCGCGAAATCGGCCTCCTCGCCGCCGGCCGCTTTCTTGATCGCTCGGTCGATGTTGTCCTTGGGCATGTTCATGCCCCTCGCGTTCTGGATGGCGACCTTGAGGCGGCTGTTCGCTTCGGGATTCGGCCCACCGGCCTTTACCGCCATGGCAATCTCCTTACCGATGCGCGTGAAGAGCTTGCTGAGCTTGGCATTGCGCGCGAAGATCTTGTGCTTGCGTTTCTCGAATATGCGTCCCATGAGGCGTGGCCGTTTGCGGAGCGCGAATGTAGAACCGGTCCCAAGAATCCCCCTTCGGGGCCCCCGGGGCGGGGGGGGGCGCCCCCGCGCGCGCGCCCCCCCCCGGCCGGCCCCGCCCGGCCCGGGGCCCCCCCCCGGGGGGGGCCGGGCCCGCGCCGCCCCGGGCGGCGGGAGCCCCCGCCCGCCCCCCGCAAGGAACGCTGGGAATGGTTGGCCGGGTGGGCCGCGAGCTGTGCCCTCTACGAAGAGGGCTGGCTCACGGCCCCGGGCCCAACCCCTCGTAGCGCCTGCGCGCTAGTTGAACCCGACCAATTGCAAGCCCACCGCCCAGGGGGTGAGCTCCGGCCCCTTGCCTTCCCGGAATAGCGGGGTGAGCGACCGTTCCGCGAATAGCGTGAACTTGCCGAAGCCGATGCGAGCAGCCGCTGCCAATCGGTAGGGCAGCAAGTTGAAGTCGCCCTTGTCGCGGTCAAGCACGGTCTTGCCCTCCACCTGGTAGCGCTGCTTGTACATGGTATCGAAGTACCAGCTGCCCACCACGCCGACCGCCAGATTGACGTTGTTCCGGCGCGAGTAACGGTAGCGCTTCGCCAGGGCGCCGGTGGTGTCGGCACGGGCGGCTTCGAGGTCGGCGGCGCTGGGCATGGGCGCGCGCCTGGTGTTGAACTCGAGCATCAGCGGCATGCGGAAGCCCATCATGCGCAGCTTGTTCTTATCGATATCAGGGCTTTCAACCGGCACGCCGATGATGCTGTCGCCTTGCTGGCTGAGGAGCACGTTCTCCTTCAGGCGGTAATTCACGAATTCCCAGCCCAAGCCGGTGAGCAGGCCCACGTGGTGCGTGCCGAACTCGATCTTCTGCTCCATGATGTTGATGCTCAGGAACCGCGAGCGGCCGTGGTCGATCTGCATGAACCCGGCGCTGGCATCGAGGTCTGCATCGCCATCGGCACCTGTGAGGAAATTCACGCCGGCATCGACCCCGGCCCAATTGGTGAACTGGTTGCGGCGCTCGCGGCGCTTGTCGCGAAGCACTTCGTTGAGGCTGTCCTGCTTGCTCACCCAAGGTTTGGGCTCGGTCTTCACCGTGATCCGCTTGTACTTGGTGTCGATGGTGAAGCCGCCCTTGGTGACCACGGTGTCGCCTTCGGTCATTTTCACGGTGAGGCCTTCATCGCTCTGTAGGCGCAACTCCAACGCCTGCATGCGGTCCGGGGAGACGGCGGTATCGTTCTGCGCATTGGCGATGGGGGACAACAGCAGGATGGAGGAGGTCAGGAGCGCGGTCTTCATGGGTTCGTCTTCTTGGTCGTAGGACGACTTCATGCCGGTGGAGTTACAACGCGATGCAAATGCGAACGGCCCCGCTCCCGCGAGGCCGTTACGCTCCAAGCTGCCGCTGCCTATCAGCCTTGGCGCTCGGGATGGAAGTCGATGACCATGTGCGTG
Coding sequences within it:
- a CDS encoding nitrate- and nitrite sensing domain-containing protein yields the protein MKLRFADLPVRTKFMVTLGLPVLGMVLLIGKQIDGSLKRLDVMEYIDQQTRLIGLYANVVHELQRERAMAVGYLAGLEVLPQKLDLQQARTDGALVTLELPGNPISAAILSKRPFEGLNILRQRVRERRIDPGSVSRAYRAMDQALLDELGRSGKLQLDPGTKDRLYTHLRLLSAKEALCVLRDKLTIGYAARPIESTDVAELAEQVSAYETNMLLFERDAPAEVLKAYQEEFQGEDVNFMRSLIGTVKQRRSPDLEIAPREWWELSIAAVEKLRVVEARSLALITSSSSANSRDAELRLFTVLAALIAVVSAVFIMGFVITRGVSRTVAEVGRAARSMAVGDVNVKVRATGNDEIGQMAVAFNGMVDNQRSLARSAEAIGRGDYDVPVNVRGTQDQLGLALARMKENLKAARLRDDEQARALKAEKDKLEEANQRISVLIKEMHHRVKNNLQVIASLLRLQAASFTDERLQAAFDQSQSRVTSMALIHEKLYKGDELATVEVALYIEELFDELVRVNDVQERITRSTDIDPGLTLGLSTMVPLGLLLNELITNSLKHAFRGRAEGRVTLALHRVEDAPPYGTAFDLLYADDGTGIPLEKLQSSGDTLGATLIEGLVEQLNGHLTVEGGSTGTRYMIRFKGR
- a CDS encoding YebC/PmpR family DNA-binding transcriptional regulator: MGRIFEKRKHKIFARNAKLSKLFTRIGKEIAMAVKAGGPNPEANSRLKVAIQNARGMNMPKDNIDRAIKKAAGGEEADFAEVTYEGYASGGVAVFVEAATNNTTRTVANVRSYFSKCGANLGNSGSLAHIFERKAEFVIETAALNGRDADEFEMEVIDGGADDVVRDEDGFVIYAPFASFGAMQQKLEALGVEAKSAELKRFPLVTTPADAPTARAVLKLVDMLNEDDDVNAVYHNMDLTEEVEAELEAD